One segment of Caldanaerobius fijiensis DSM 17918 DNA contains the following:
- a CDS encoding type II secretion system F family protein, producing the protein MRPKTISRTKIEKAVGKSLFERLDREIKAIGKMRVFIFDIESAEELFSAFAIVIGLSLAVTAFGVTVNIQLAKVFFMFTAGMVFITYLKTSEYISKYKTRLMQDNELPAVLNTLAQGLEVGMPVENIMRYIAENKKGTMRDIISEALNKVNAGVPLEKSLEEAAQKSLNKYFMRAVRILGKADETPIGLSVQLYELLSEIEEDKLNQKTARASSLDNMMTFPILIGYFIPLLVMVVLPFVQDLGSIFMIGK; encoded by the coding sequence GTGAGGCCGAAAACCATAAGCAGAACAAAGATTGAAAAGGCTGTCGGCAAAAGCCTGTTTGAAAGGCTGGATAGGGAAATAAAGGCCATCGGGAAAATGAGGGTGTTCATTTTCGACATAGAATCCGCCGAAGAACTTTTTTCGGCTTTTGCAATCGTCATAGGGCTGTCACTCGCCGTCACCGCTTTCGGTGTAACGGTAAATATCCAGCTTGCCAAAGTGTTTTTCATGTTTACAGCCGGTATGGTTTTTATAACGTATTTAAAAACCTCCGAGTATATAAGCAAGTATAAGACGCGTCTTATGCAGGATAACGAGCTTCCCGCGGTGCTCAACACCCTTGCCCAGGGCCTTGAGGTTGGAATGCCGGTCGAAAACATAATGAGGTACATTGCGGAAAACAAAAAGGGAACTATGAGGGATATAATAAGCGAGGCGCTGAACAAGGTAAATGCAGGTGTACCCCTTGAAAAGTCTCTGGAGGAAGCAGCGCAAAAAAGCCTGAACAAGTATTTTATGCGTGCCGTGAGGATACTGGGAAAGGCGGATGAAACTCCGATAGGGCTTTCAGTGCAGCTGTACGAGCTTTTAAGCGAGATTGAAGAAGACAAACTGAACCAAAAAACAGCAAGGGCATCATCGCTGGACAACATGATGACGTTCCCGATACTTATAGGGTATTTTATACCGCTTTTGGTAATGGTCGTCCTGCCGTTTGTGCAGGATTTGGGTTCGATCTTCATGATAGGCAAATGA
- a CDS encoding type II secretion system F family protein: MFFFQEVIYTVFILSLIAGLSFFVLVILVYSVLVYRKQGLIRRMERQLIASKEKKFSILGMLGAEDFLTNIQKKLKRAGFKFDAEETILILSIFAFILFVICVTSGFGLMSFLVPPAVFYLFSALLDKLGSMKYEKLNVQFADAVQDMADYLKVSGNFINAVEKVAFEADEPLKSELQKIVSKVNAGMSVLTALKEFSDDIQSPLVESWVDAVVFSFRMKANTADVCESVAKKVRMRLRQNQKINAMLKGTKSTIYMIVAVMALMLIMTYASSPMYLAVFRTFMGKIALLYTIVSYAGTTIFMLKKMNKEVKSV; this comes from the coding sequence TTGTTTTTTTTTCAGGAGGTGATTTATACGGTTTTCATTCTTTCGCTGATTGCTGGTTTAAGCTTTTTTGTACTCGTCATACTGGTTTATTCCGTGCTGGTTTACAGAAAGCAGGGTTTGATAAGAAGGATGGAGCGCCAGCTTATCGCTTCAAAGGAAAAAAAGTTCAGCATATTGGGTATGTTGGGTGCCGAAGATTTTTTGACGAATATACAGAAAAAATTGAAAAGGGCAGGGTTTAAATTCGATGCAGAGGAGACAATCCTCATCCTGTCTATATTTGCCTTTATTCTTTTCGTGATATGCGTTACTTCCGGATTCGGCTTGATGAGCTTTCTCGTACCGCCGGCGGTATTTTATCTGTTTTCCGCGTTATTGGACAAACTCGGCAGTATGAAATACGAAAAGCTCAATGTTCAGTTTGCAGATGCCGTACAGGATATGGCGGATTACCTGAAGGTGAGCGGGAACTTCATAAATGCCGTCGAAAAGGTGGCGTTTGAAGCAGATGAGCCGCTGAAAAGCGAGCTTCAGAAAATCGTGAGCAAGGTCAATGCTGGGATGAGCGTTCTGACAGCGTTGAAGGAATTTTCTGATGACATACAAAGCCCGCTCGTCGAATCGTGGGTGGATGCGGTTGTGTTTTCATTCCGCATGAAGGCAAACACCGCCGATGTGTGCGAAAGCGTGGCCAAAAAGGTGAGAATGAGACTTAGGCAGAACCAGAAAATAAATGCAATGCTGAAAGGCACGAAAAGCACCATTTATATGATCGTTGCGGTTATGGCGCTGATGCTCATTATGACGTACGCTTCAAGCCCCATGTACCTTGCCGTTTTCAGAACGTTTATGGGCAAAATAGCACTTTTGTACACAATTGTGAGCTATGCCGGAACCACAATTTTTATGCTCAAAAAGATGAACAAAGAAGTCAAATCGGTGTGA
- a CDS encoding CpaF family protein — MSLTARSKAINKINADIDFIINAVRPKMLSYFGDPNIKDRLRIEVRKVLEVNYPHLLADASIITETVYAKMYGLGPFEKYLKMEGVTDIFSFGTRVMYVKDGIKTDDEAGFADMEEVRVVYERIVANAGQSISAAEPSVDAELYDGSRVKVIIPPEAAEPYIIIRKHTQINKNLDELKTGLKGLDDNVGIVERRKEKTESSMKFQGSIAEYLKMCVRERKNIIVIGETGAGKTTLINALTHYIQPNHVVAILEDTREMDVPLKYVFYLKTREAKEGARAITYEDILNDCLRSDPDRIILTEIRTPISAYTFIHTLNSGHAGSFTTLHADDVEMGLDRLETLIKEFKPMDTEVVRRLIAKAIDVLVFIGLGQDELGNMTTREIKEVAELNGLDEKGNYLLDYKYMRW, encoded by the coding sequence ATGAGTCTGACGGCAAGGTCTAAAGCGATAAATAAAATAAATGCGGATATAGATTTCATAATAAACGCCGTAAGACCCAAGATGCTTTCGTATTTCGGTGACCCGAACATAAAAGACAGGCTCAGAATCGAAGTGAGGAAGGTGTTGGAGGTTAACTACCCGCATCTTCTGGCTGATGCCTCCATTATAACCGAAACCGTTTATGCAAAAATGTACGGATTAGGGCCTTTTGAAAAGTATCTGAAAATGGAAGGCGTTACGGATATTTTCAGTTTCGGCACAAGAGTGATGTACGTCAAGGACGGCATAAAAACCGACGATGAAGCCGGTTTTGCTGACATGGAAGAGGTGAGGGTTGTATATGAAAGGATTGTGGCAAACGCCGGGCAGTCTATATCAGCAGCTGAACCGTCGGTGGATGCCGAACTGTACGATGGAAGCCGTGTGAAGGTCATCATACCGCCCGAAGCCGCAGAGCCTTACATTATTATACGAAAGCATACCCAGATTAACAAGAACCTCGATGAATTAAAAACCGGTCTGAAAGGACTGGACGACAATGTTGGGATTGTGGAGCGCAGGAAAGAAAAAACGGAAAGCAGCATGAAATTCCAGGGCAGCATTGCGGAATATCTCAAGATGTGCGTCAGAGAAAGGAAAAATATCATAGTGATAGGCGAAACCGGCGCAGGCAAGACGACGCTCATAAATGCGCTGACGCACTATATACAGCCCAACCACGTCGTTGCAATACTGGAAGATACAAGAGAAATGGATGTGCCTTTGAAATACGTGTTTTACCTTAAAACGAGGGAAGCCAAAGAAGGAGCAAGGGCAATCACGTACGAGGACATACTGAACGACTGCCTGCGTTCCGACCCCGACAGGATAATTTTGACGGAGATAAGAACGCCGATTTCGGCATACACGTTCATACACACGTTGAACTCCGGCCATGCAGGTTCGTTCACCACGCTTCATGCCGACGATGTGGAAATGGGCCTTGACAGGCTGGAAACTCTGATAAAGGAATTTAAACCCATGGACACGGAGGTGGTGAGAAGGCTCATTGCAAAAGCCATAGATGTCCTTGTATTTATAGGTTTGGGACAGGATGAACTTGGTAACATGACTACAAGAGAGATAAAGGAGGTGGCAGAGCTAAACGGCCTTGATGAGAAGGGGAATTATCTCCTGGATTATAAATACATGAGATGGTAG